A window of the Natronomonas salina genome harbors these coding sequences:
- a CDS encoding lipopolysaccharide biosynthesis protein: MSRSLASGFLSIAGARIAILLAGVIFTPLLVRFLGPSSYGRYAVILSVFAVANFVMGSGTNDAIRKFISENDDLEWQTAVFGKIGQIALALALLISFSFLAGAVTGIVERVFGTGFVALFYLLAIYAISRQSFDFLLRTLMGLQLETYSEPIKVFQRFLFVATALSAAYLGYDVAGVMIAHILATAVASLLALFALTKYLDIGAILSTSSVQLPRNSIYRYTVSTMFYFGLLMSLYHVDILILQQYEREQIVGYYKGSLMIAETLWIIPGSLQLALLQRMSNHWDEGNLTLIQQRATITTRFSLGFTVLVVMGVAALADAFVPLYLGEEFRPSILPLLLLLPGVVGFATARPSLAINQAQRSLRPLILATGACAAINLGLNLLLIPRYGMAGAAIATSIGYGSLVIFQALAARLLGYSLFADVRFLRIILVALLSAGPIFGLAWLLPPLVSLAVVPIVGFALYSVGTIALGVFSPDEVDPILSKLPARYETKMRSIITLIPKI, translated from the coding sequence GTGTCTCGGTCACTCGCTTCAGGCTTCCTCTCGATCGCAGGGGCCCGAATCGCGATCCTCCTGGCGGGGGTGATTTTCACGCCCTTGCTCGTTCGGTTTCTAGGGCCTAGTTCCTACGGCCGATATGCTGTAATCCTCTCAGTATTTGCAGTTGCGAACTTCGTCATGGGCTCTGGAACGAATGATGCTATCCGGAAGTTCATCTCCGAGAACGATGACCTCGAATGGCAAACAGCGGTCTTCGGAAAGATCGGGCAAATCGCACTAGCCTTAGCGCTACTGATCTCCTTCTCCTTCCTGGCAGGAGCCGTAACAGGGATCGTCGAACGCGTATTTGGAACCGGATTCGTGGCGTTGTTCTATCTACTCGCTATTTATGCAATTAGCAGGCAGTCATTTGACTTCCTTCTCAGGACCTTGATGGGGTTACAATTAGAGACCTACTCAGAACCCATCAAAGTATTCCAGCGCTTCCTGTTCGTTGCTACTGCCCTCTCAGCCGCCTATCTCGGATATGACGTAGCTGGGGTCATGATCGCCCACATCTTAGCGACCGCAGTTGCCTCTCTACTTGCCCTATTTGCGTTAACAAAATATCTAGATATCGGCGCTATTTTATCGACTAGCTCGGTCCAACTTCCCAGGAATTCTATTTACAGATACACGGTCAGTACGATGTTCTATTTTGGCCTCCTGATGTCACTCTACCACGTCGATATTCTCATCCTCCAACAATACGAACGAGAGCAGATCGTCGGATACTACAAGGGATCACTGATGATCGCTGAAACATTGTGGATCATCCCAGGGTCACTCCAGCTCGCTCTTCTTCAACGGATGTCGAACCACTGGGACGAAGGGAATTTGACCCTGATTCAGCAGAGAGCGACCATAACAACTCGATTTTCCCTGGGGTTCACCGTCTTAGTGGTGATGGGAGTGGCAGCGCTTGCAGACGCCTTCGTGCCACTATACCTTGGCGAAGAGTTTCGCCCATCAATACTCCCGTTACTGCTACTTCTCCCCGGGGTCGTCGGATTTGCAACAGCCCGGCCGTCGCTCGCGATCAATCAAGCTCAACGATCACTCCGCCCGCTTATCCTCGCAACAGGAGCATGCGCCGCTATAAATCTCGGTCTGAATCTCCTTCTGATACCTCGTTATGGCATGGCAGGTGCCGCTATCGCAACGTCCATAGGATACGGCAGTCTCGTCATATTCCAAGCTCTTGCAGCCCGATTGCTCGGCTACTCCCTCTTTGCAGACGTTCGATTCCTTCGGATTATACTAGTCGCTCTTCTTTCTGCAGGACCTATCTTTGGACTGGCTTGGCTCCTTCCCCCATTAGTATCCTTAGCTGTTGTTCCCATCGTTGGGTTTGCGTTGTATAGTGTCGGGACGATTGCACTCGGGGTTTTCTCACCAGACGAAGTAGATCCAATACTAAGCAAGCTGCCCGCCCGCTACGAGACAAAGATGCGCTCAATAATAACACTCATACCAAAAATATGA
- a CDS encoding RNA-guided endonuclease InsQ/TnpB family protein has product MRYNYRYRLKPTDELHERLAWTVDTCRQVYNHFLHRLNRVDDTSAYSEQSILPDLKGEWPDLQDVHSKVLQKVVQRLYDNLSTLKGRKANGYRVGELKWKSPQEYRSITYSQTGFELNNTSGRPVLSLSKIGDIPLVYHREVPDDASIKEVVVKQEPTGEWFAILGIETENDAPTKPENPEKCVGIDVGILTYAHDSDGTAVDGPDLSDERERLERAQRNLSRKDHGSNNYRKQQRVVARRHADLTRKRRDFLHKLSNYYAREYDLVAVEDLDVKGLMELPSNSRNRAGAAWGTFLRLLEYKCEREGTHFVAVDPRGTTKECSECGVSTDKPLWVREHSCPSCGFEADRDLNAAYNILSRGLDQVGVVHPDSVPAETALPVGTDSVPAKRVVETGSPVLSEAVRPRRVG; this is encoded by the coding sequence ATGCGCTACAACTACAGGTATCGGCTCAAACCGACCGACGAACTCCACGAGCGGTTAGCGTGGACTGTCGATACCTGCCGACAGGTCTACAACCACTTCCTGCACCGACTCAACCGAGTAGACGACACCTCCGCCTACTCAGAACAGTCTATCCTTCCGGACCTCAAAGGCGAGTGGCCAGACCTGCAGGACGTTCACTCGAAGGTCCTTCAAAAAGTCGTACAACGCTTGTACGACAACCTCTCGACGCTCAAAGGCCGGAAGGCCAACGGCTACCGCGTCGGCGAACTCAAGTGGAAATCCCCGCAGGAATACCGTTCGATCACGTACAGTCAGACCGGCTTCGAGCTCAACAACACGAGCGGTCGGCCTGTACTCTCTCTTTCCAAGATCGGCGATATCCCACTGGTCTACCACCGCGAGGTCCCCGACGACGCATCGATCAAGGAAGTTGTCGTGAAGCAGGAGCCGACCGGCGAGTGGTTCGCCATCCTCGGAATCGAAACCGAAAACGACGCGCCCACGAAGCCCGAGAACCCCGAGAAATGCGTCGGGATCGACGTAGGAATCCTGACGTATGCTCACGACAGCGACGGAACCGCCGTCGACGGTCCCGACCTCTCGGACGAACGCGAACGGTTGGAGCGCGCCCAACGCAACCTCTCACGGAAGGACCACGGGTCGAACAACTACCGCAAGCAACAGCGCGTCGTCGCCCGACGCCACGCCGACCTGACGCGAAAACGGCGGGATTTCCTGCACAAGCTCTCGAACTACTACGCGCGGGAATACGATCTCGTAGCGGTCGAAGACCTTGACGTGAAGGGGTTGATGGAACTGCCGTCGAACAGCCGCAATCGCGCCGGAGCGGCCTGGGGGACGTTCCTGCGGCTGCTCGAATACAAGTGTGAGCGAGAAGGGACGCACTTCGTCGCCGTCGATCCACGCGGAACGACCAAAGAGTGTTCCGAGTGCGGCGTTTCGACCGACAAGCCACTGTGGGTGCGCGAACACTCGTGTCCCTCGTGTGGGTTCGAAGCGGACCGCGATCTCAATGCGGCGTACAACATCCTTTCACGCGGTCTCGATCAAGTAGGGGTGGTTCACCCCGATTCAGTGCCTGCGGAGACTGCACTCCCTGTGGGGACCGATTCGGTTCCTGCAAAGCGCGTCGTAGAAACAGGAAGCCCCGTCCTCAGCGAGGCCGTCAGGCCACGCAGGGTGGGGTAG
- a CDS encoding DUF2080 family transposase-associated protein — MDRYEIEGHEVHESEVKPTGNGAHVLVPKRWRGATVKVVRVTDPADDE, encoded by the coding sequence ATGGATCGGTACGAGATCGAAGGCCACGAAGTCCACGAATCCGAGGTCAAACCCACCGGCAACGGTGCCCACGTCCTCGTCCCGAAGCGGTGGCGAGGTGCCACCGTCAAGGTCGTCCGCGTCACCGATCCAGCCGACGACGAGTAA
- a CDS encoding ATP-grasp fold amidoligase family protein, with translation MTGLMSRVSHSRILERLVKIRTTIRKVGLSGLCKEVWLTLVIRGPLYPLFSFVFDRVTHEKIAQAPCVGYWPRLEHPQTFNEKISNRKFFSDSELYTTVSDKHAVRGFVRGKDCEETLNSLYFVTDDPREIPFESLPQEFVVKATHGSGQVHIVDEKRKEDYDEIRSKCEEWLSQDFGTRNAEYWYTNIEPKIIVEERMQVEGREVPLDYKVFVFDGNAEYIQVNIDRFSDLSERFYDTDWSPMEFTHAYEKGPLVDEPDNLDELLEVAERIGDEFDFARVDLYDTADGIRFGEITLAPGSGYLWFRPKEWDFTLGSLW, from the coding sequence ATGACCGGTTTGATGTCGAGAGTATCTCACAGCCGAATTCTGGAGAGGTTGGTGAAGATACGGACGACCATACGCAAGGTTGGGCTCTCTGGGCTTTGTAAGGAGGTATGGCTTACACTTGTCATTCGAGGACCGCTCTATCCATTGTTTAGTTTCGTATTCGATCGGGTAACACACGAGAAGATCGCTCAAGCACCCTGTGTCGGATATTGGCCACGATTGGAACACCCGCAGACATTCAATGAAAAGATCTCGAACAGGAAATTCTTCTCCGATTCGGAACTATACACCACTGTCTCTGACAAACATGCTGTCAGAGGATTTGTGAGGGGCAAAGACTGCGAAGAGACCCTAAATAGCCTCTATTTTGTTACTGATGATCCTCGTGAGATACCATTCGAATCACTGCCCCAGGAATTCGTCGTGAAGGCTACGCACGGCTCTGGCCAGGTCCATATAGTGGATGAGAAGAGAAAGGAAGATTACGACGAGATCCGGTCCAAGTGTGAAGAGTGGTTATCGCAGGATTTCGGAACCAGAAATGCGGAATACTGGTATACGAACATTGAGCCGAAAATCATCGTCGAAGAACGAATGCAAGTAGAGGGTCGGGAAGTCCCGCTCGATTACAAAGTATTTGTTTTCGATGGGAATGCCGAGTATATCCAAGTGAATATCGACCGATTCTCCGACTTATCAGAACGGTTCTACGACACCGACTGGTCCCCGATGGAGTTTACCCACGCATACGAGAAGGGGCCGCTGGTAGATGAGCCAGATAATCTGGATGAATTACTCGAAGTCGCAGAGAGAATCGGTGACGAATTCGACTTCGCTCGCGTCGATCTCTACGATACCGCTGATGGGATCAGATTTGGCGAGATAACATTAGCCCCAGGGTCTGGATATCTCTGGTTTCGGCCCAAGGAATGGGATTTTACACTGGGTTCACTCTGGTGA
- a CDS encoding sulfatase-like hydrolase/transferase has protein sequence MTRNIVLIVLDTVRKDYFDRYASRIPKASGTSFSNCRAASSWSVPSHASIFTGLLPHQHDIHSESFDADFDFGERLHNPSIFENLQEYTTFGISSNLYINEEFGFDSLFDEFTDHSIGTHYTAAPFPEVSTDLTSDADSWFAKQVHGFRKALQSENPFKSLCNGVWYTFGDTIERLPLPRVGDNGAKANANGIREFAERTDGPFFVFANFMDAHNPLQNSLVYEQSLHSASNSWSSNEKDKWELLIEGSESEQYRNNYRDLYGASIEYLDRVVDELVDDLDSATANETTVLITADHGHNLGYEHEDGYYHHTASLSEGILHVPLEVINPPESWPDEVPEYVSQIQLPSLIAAIKEETWDDALIPETPVVAENIGLLGETSEIDYDGERDVDRDFWNRMIRCGYVDESKYEWDSEGGRYKYRLDQQKPCWQELVESDCEIPADLRERFDESLEAYKSQWEKSNQNLSFDEGVADNLKDLGYL, from the coding sequence ATGACTAGGAATATCGTTCTGATTGTGTTAGATACTGTTCGCAAAGATTACTTTGACAGATATGCGTCAAGAATACCAAAGGCCTCCGGCACATCGTTTTCGAACTGCAGGGCAGCCAGCTCCTGGAGTGTGCCCAGCCACGCATCCATATTCACTGGATTGCTCCCCCATCAGCACGACATCCACTCGGAGAGTTTCGACGCGGATTTCGATTTTGGAGAGAGGTTACATAATCCTTCGATTTTTGAGAACCTCCAAGAGTACACCACGTTTGGCATAAGTTCGAATCTATATATCAATGAGGAATTTGGGTTTGATTCTCTCTTCGACGAATTCACCGATCACTCTATTGGAACGCATTACACTGCTGCCCCCTTCCCCGAAGTTTCAACCGATCTCACGTCGGATGCCGACTCCTGGTTCGCAAAACAGGTTCACGGGTTTCGAAAGGCGCTACAAAGCGAGAATCCGTTCAAGAGTCTCTGTAACGGTGTCTGGTATACCTTCGGCGATACAATCGAGCGGTTACCGCTTCCTCGAGTCGGCGACAATGGAGCAAAGGCGAATGCGAATGGGATAAGAGAGTTTGCTGAACGGACTGATGGGCCGTTCTTCGTGTTCGCGAATTTTATGGATGCACACAATCCCCTTCAGAATTCCCTGGTATACGAGCAGAGCCTCCATTCAGCCTCGAATTCCTGGTCCTCTAACGAGAAGGATAAGTGGGAGTTGTTGATTGAAGGTTCGGAATCAGAACAGTATAGAAACAATTATCGGGATTTGTATGGGGCGTCCATAGAGTATCTCGACAGAGTAGTAGATGAACTGGTAGATGACCTGGATTCAGCAACGGCGAACGAGACGACGGTGCTGATCACTGCGGACCACGGGCATAATCTAGGCTATGAGCACGAGGATGGATACTATCATCATACTGCAAGCCTGTCCGAAGGGATTCTACACGTCCCCCTAGAGGTCATCAATCCGCCCGAATCTTGGCCGGATGAAGTGCCAGAGTACGTTTCGCAGATCCAGTTACCGTCTCTGATTGCGGCTATCAAAGAGGAAACCTGGGACGATGCGCTCATACCAGAAACGCCAGTGGTAGCAGAGAATATAGGCTTGCTAGGCGAAACGAGCGAGATAGATTACGACGGTGAACGAGATGTTGATCGTGATTTCTGGAACCGCATGATCCGGTGTGGGTACGTAGATGAGTCGAAATATGAGTGGGACTCGGAAGGTGGCCGCTACAAATACAGACTGGACCAACAAAAACCGTGTTGGCAAGAGCTGGTCGAATCAGATTGTGAGATTCCCGCTGATCTCCGAGAACGGTTCGATGAGAGTCTAGAAGCCTATAAATCGCAGTGGGAGAAATCGAATCAAAACCTTTCCTTCGATGAGGGTGTTGCAGACAATCTAAAAGATCTCGGGTACTTGTAA
- a CDS encoding SDR family NAD(P)-dependent oxidoreductase: MATKRVLITGGAGFIGGHIAEGLAAGGHDVTVLDNFEPYYDLGIKEHNVDAAKQAAEENGGTYELVKASITDAEKVADLVADVDALYHQAAQAGVRKSVEEPAKVNSYNVDGTINVLEAARKHDIERAVIASSSSVYGKPEYLPYDEEHPTTPVSPYGVSKLATEQYARVYNEIYGLPTVALRYFTVYGPRMRPNMAFTNFVSRCLHGEPPVIYGDGSQTRDFTYKDDIVRVNEQLLEDDSADGEIMNIGSTDNIDILTLAEIIRDEIDSSLEIEFDEARTGDAEHTHADISKANELLGYEPTIDIREGTRTFIDWYRDNEAWYDPLVRNS, from the coding sequence ATGGCAACCAAACGTGTCCTGATCACGGGCGGGGCGGGCTTCATCGGCGGGCATATCGCCGAAGGGCTCGCCGCGGGGGGTCACGACGTCACGGTCCTCGACAACTTCGAACCGTATTACGACCTCGGAATCAAGGAACACAACGTCGACGCCGCCAAGCAGGCCGCCGAGGAGAACGGCGGCACCTACGAACTAGTCAAAGCGTCCATTACGGACGCTGAGAAAGTCGCCGACCTCGTCGCCGACGTCGACGCCCTCTACCACCAGGCCGCCCAGGCCGGCGTCCGTAAGAGCGTCGAGGAGCCCGCCAAAGTCAACAGCTACAACGTCGACGGCACGATCAACGTCCTCGAGGCAGCCCGCAAACACGACATCGAGCGGGCCGTCATCGCCTCCTCGTCGTCGGTGTACGGCAAACCAGAGTACCTGCCGTACGATGAGGAGCATCCGACGACACCGGTCTCGCCGTACGGCGTCTCCAAGCTCGCCACAGAGCAGTACGCCCGCGTCTACAACGAGATCTACGGCCTGCCGACCGTCGCCCTCCGCTATTTCACGGTCTACGGCCCGCGGATGCGTCCGAACATGGCGTTCACGAACTTCGTCTCGCGGTGCCTCCACGGCGAACCGCCAGTCATCTACGGTGACGGCTCGCAGACGCGTGATTTCACCTACAAGGACGACATCGTCCGCGTCAACGAACAGCTGTTAGAAGACGACAGCGCCGATGGTGAGATCATGAACATCGGCAGCACGGACAATATCGACATCCTCACACTCGCCGAGATCATCCGCGACGAGATCGACTCGAGCCTCGAAATCGAGTTCGACGAGGCCCGAACGGGCGACGCCGAACACACCCACGCCGACATCTCGAAGGCGAACGAACTACTCGGCTACGAACCGACCATCGACATCCGCGAAGGGACACGGACGTTCATCGACTGGTACCGAGACAACGAGGCGTGGTACGACCCGCTCGTCCGGAACTCCTGA